Proteins encoded together in one Mycoplasma miroungirhinis window:
- a CDS encoding ATP-binding cassette domain-containing protein: MEIKFSNYYARYNTQKDTQLINIDFEIKSGDMVSIIGSSGAGKTTIFNAFFGDLVKESGDFCIDGINIEQYNKKQKKELYKKIGFLSQETNLIPSDDVYTSILRIYKFPFVKKQIKEKIYALLKQFNMFEYIFTKVSELSGGQKQKVELIKLILINKDLILADEPTNSLDPESSIEFLEILKKLNQEQKITIITIIHDISLASKYFNKFIAIKNGEMISKGNWNNFDQETYDLIFKK; the protein is encoded by the coding sequence ATGGAAATAAAATTTTCAAATTATTATGCAAGATATAATACACAAAAAGATACACAATTAATAAATATAGATTTTGAAATCAAAAGTGGCGATATGGTTTCAATTATTGGGTCTTCAGGAGCAGGAAAAACAACAATTTTTAATGCTTTTTTTGGTGATTTAGTGAAAGAAAGTGGAGATTTTTGTATAGATGGTATTAATATTGAACAGTATAACAAAAAACAAAAAAAAGAACTATATAAAAAAATTGGTTTTTTAAGTCAAGAAACTAATTTAATACCTAGTGATGATGTATATACAAGTATATTAAGAATTTATAAATTTCCTTTTGTAAAAAAGCAAATTAAAGAAAAAATATATGCTTTGTTAAAACAATTTAATATGTTTGAGTATATTTTTACTAAAGTAAGTGAATTAAGTGGTGGACAAAAACAAAAAGTAGAACTTATAAAATTGATTTTAATTAATAAAGATTTAATTTTAGCAGATGAGCCTACAAATAGTTTAGATCCTGAATCTAGTATTGAATTTTTAGAGATATTGAAAAAATTAAATCAAGAACAAAAAATTACAATAATTACTATAATTCATGATATTTCATTAGCAAGTAAGTATTTTAATAAATTTATAGCAATTAAAAATGGAGAAATGATTTCAAAAGGTAATTGAAATAATTTTGATCAAGAAACTTATGATTTAATATTCAAAAAATAA
- the rsmG gene encoding 16S rRNA (guanine(527)-N(7))-methyltransferase RsmG yields MLTKTEIEKILINFHINLDSDKLEILFEYYLLIEEYNKVMNLTGFYGEQLIIEGFIESYFLLENAFDLSNDYKYKLVDIGAGVGFPSLPYLIMTNKNIDLTIIEPLKKRCNFLEIVKNQLKLKINIINDRAENVKLQNEFDLVTARAVMKLKYLVEISCQLGKINSQQVFIKGSNVQLELENAQKILSVLNLKSSVKEYNFHGIRLNNLVYIFKTQNIDNKFPRPWNIIIKN; encoded by the coding sequence ATGCTTACAAAGACGGAAATTGAGAAAATTTTAATTAATTTTCATATTAATTTAGATTCTGATAAATTAGAGATTCTTTTTGAATATTATCTTTTGATTGAAGAATATAATAAAGTCATGAATCTGACTGGATTTTATGGAGAACAACTCATAATTGAAGGTTTTATTGAATCATATTTTCTTTTAGAAAATGCTTTTGATTTATCTAATGATTATAAATATAAATTAGTTGATATAGGTGCTGGTGTTGGTTTTCCCAGTTTACCTTATTTAATAATGACCAATAAAAATATTGATTTAACAATTATTGAACCTTTAAAAAAACGCTGTAATTTTTTAGAAATAGTGAAAAATCAACTGAAATTAAAAATAAACATAATTAATGATCGTGCTGAAAATGTTAAATTACAAAATGAATTTGATTTAGTTACAGCAAGAGCAGTTATGAAACTTAAATATTTAGTGGAAATTTCTTGTCAATTAGGTAAAATAAATAGCCAACAAGTTTTTATTAAAGGTTCTAACGTTCAATTAGAATTAGAAAATGCACAAAAAATTTTGAGTGTTTTAAATTTAAAATCTTCTGTTAAAGAATATAACTTTCACGGAATAAGATTAAATAATTTAGTCTATATTTTTAAAACTCAAAATATAGACAATAAATTTCCTAGACCTTGGAATATCATAATTAAAAATTAG
- the gpmI gene encoding 2,3-bisphosphoglycerate-independent phosphoglycerate mutase encodes MKKKIILTIIDGLGMRKENQGNAFNLAKHKTFDYLFKMCPNSLIEASGKYVGLPENQIGNSEVGHLTIGAGRVVYTGLSLINNEIQQNTFKSNKTLLDIINHSKNTQTTLHIMGLLSNGGVHSLDKHLFEILDMCFENNLKNVSIHIFGDGRDVAPQSINQSLKILNKKITQYNYVISSIAGRFYAMDRDKIFSRNQLAYDAMLGQSDNLIENIDDYIQKQYSQNIFDEFFVPAFVKNSKPIKDNDSIIFFNFRPDRTRQLSHLFLGSKIYDYEPKNKVKIAKFVSLMKYEDINTDIAFKEMKIINPLGEVLANNNIKQLRLAETQKYAHVTYFFNGGKDILFKNESRILVDSIKAESFADYPHMSAQEITDVLLKEIKNYDFIIVNYANPDMVGHTGNLKATIKAIEFLDQQFARILNYLETSDEDINWFITADHGNAEITEDINNQPATKHTTSPVMLISYDKSIALKNGTLADIAPTILDYLNIKQPKEMNAQTLITKKF; translated from the coding sequence ATGAAAAAGAAAATTATATTAACAATTATTGATGGATTAGGAATGCGAAAAGAAAATCAAGGAAATGCTTTTAATTTAGCAAAACATAAAACATTTGATTATCTATTTAAAATGTGTCCTAATTCTCTAATTGAAGCATCTGGAAAATATGTTGGATTACCTGAAAATCAAATAGGAAATAGTGAAGTTGGACATTTAACAATAGGTGCAGGGCGTGTTGTATATACTGGTTTATCACTAATAAATAATGAAATTCAACAAAACACTTTTAAAAGTAACAAAACACTTTTAGATATTATAAATCACTCAAAAAACACTCAAACCACACTGCATATTATGGGACTTTTAAGTAATGGAGGGGTTCATTCTTTAGACAAACACTTATTTGAAATTTTAGATATGTGTTTTGAAAATAATTTAAAAAATGTAAGTATTCATATTTTTGGAGATGGAAGAGATGTTGCACCACAATCCATTAATCAATCATTAAAAATTTTAAATAAAAAAATCACACAATATAATTATGTAATTTCTTCTATTGCAGGACGTTTTTATGCAATGGATAGAGATAAAATTTTTTCTAGAAATCAATTAGCATATGATGCTATGTTAGGTCAAAGTGATAATCTCATTGAGAATATAGATGATTATATTCAAAAACAATATTCTCAAAACATTTTCGATGAGTTTTTTGTTCCTGCTTTTGTTAAAAACTCAAAACCAATTAAAGATAATGATTCGATTATATTTTTTAATTTTAGACCTGATCGCACAAGACAATTATCTCATTTATTTTTAGGTTCTAAAATATATGATTATGAACCTAAAAATAAGGTAAAAATAGCTAAATTTGTTTCTTTAATGAAATACGAAGACATAAATACTGATATTGCATTTAAAGAAATGAAAATTATTAATCCATTAGGGGAAGTTTTAGCCAATAACAATATAAAACAATTAAGACTAGCAGAAACACAAAAATATGCACATGTTACCTACTTCTTTAATGGTGGTAAAGATATACTTTTTAAAAATGAATCTAGAATATTAGTTGATAGTATAAAAGCTGAATCATTTGCTGATTATCCTCATATGTCTGCTCAAGAAATTACTGATGTTTTATTAAAAGAAATAAAAAATTATGATTTTATTATTGTAAATTATGCAAACCCAGATATGGTAGGTCACACAGGAAATTTAAAAGCAACAATAAAAGCCATTGAATTTTTAGATCAACAATTTGCAAGGATTTTAAATTATTTAGAAACTTCTGATGAAGATATTAATTGATTTATAACAGCAGATCACGGTAATGCTGAAATTACTGAAGATATTAATAATCAACCTGCAACCAAACATACCACTAGTCCTGTTATGTTAATTTCTTATGATAAGTCTATTGCACTAAAAAATGGTACATTAGCAGATATAGCTCCTACAATATTAGATTATCTAAATATAAAGCAGCCTAAAGAAATGAATGCTCAAACATTAATTACCAAAAAATTTTAA
- the rpmB gene encoding 50S ribosomal protein L28, whose translation MPGKDSLTGRKALSGNKRSHALNATKRRFDLNLQKVTILDNGQKKKIRVTAKTARTLRKYGLTA comes from the coding sequence ATGCCAGGTAAAGATAGTTTAACCGGACGTAAAGCTCTAAGCGGTAACAAAAGATCACATGCTTTGAATGCAACAAAAAGAAGATTTGATTTAAACTTACAAAAAGTTACCATTTTAGACAACGGACAAAAGAAAAAAATCCGTGTAACCGCTAAAACAGCAAGAACATTAAGAAAATATGGACTTACTGCTTAA
- a CDS encoding ribose-phosphate pyrophosphokinase yields the protein MEKIYKNSIIFGMDNSWELAEEIGQILDIEVQKPNKIIFSDDETLLSSDITVRNLDTYIICNTGKNVHDNLMELLIFIDSLKRASAKTINVVMTYYGYARQDRKADKRQPITAKLVADLLEVAGITKLTTVDLHNSSIQGFFNVPVDDLRAQLIFSEELRKRNSEFTVVSPDHGGAVRARTLSELISNNIKIAIIDKRRTSPNVSEVMGVLGDVQDKNVVIIDDIIDTGGTIIKAAQTLKENGAKDIIVAATHGIFSKGFEMFENEPSIKEVIITNSIDIEHLKQYKKIKILSLGFLLAHVIKQNINKKSLTEIYNAYKDGNWENFN from the coding sequence ATGGAAAAAATTTATAAAAATTCAATTATTTTTGGAATGGATAATTCCTGAGAATTAGCAGAAGAAATTGGGCAAATTTTAGACATAGAAGTTCAAAAACCTAATAAGATAATATTTTCAGATGATGAAACATTATTATCAAGTGATATAACAGTGAGAAATTTAGATACGTATATTATTTGTAATACTGGTAAAAATGTACATGATAATTTAATGGAACTTTTAATTTTTATAGATTCATTAAAAAGAGCAAGTGCAAAAACAATAAATGTTGTTATGACATATTATGGATATGCCAGACAAGATCGTAAAGCTGATAAACGTCAACCAATTACAGCAAAATTAGTAGCAGATCTTTTAGAAGTTGCAGGTATTACTAAACTAACAACAGTAGATTTACATAATTCATCAATTCAAGGTTTTTTCAATGTACCAGTTGATGATTTAAGAGCACAATTAATCTTTTCAGAAGAATTAAGAAAAAGAAACTCAGAATTTACAGTAGTTAGTCCCGACCACGGGGGTGCTGTAAGAGCTAGAACATTAAGTGAATTAATTTCCAATAACATCAAAATTGCTATTATTGATAAAAGAAGAACTTCACCTAATGTAAGTGAAGTTATGGGTGTTTTAGGTGATGTTCAAGATAAAAATGTTGTTATTATTGATGATATTATAGACACAGGTGGAACAATAATTAAAGCAGCTCAAACCTTAAAAGAAAATGGAGCTAAAGATATTATCGTAGCAGCTACTCACGGAATTTTTAGTAAAGGTTTTGAAATGTTTGAAAATGAACCAAGTATTAAAGAAGTCATTATTACTAACTCAATAGATATTGAACATTTAAAACAATACAAAAAAATTAAAATTTTATCACTTGGATTTTTATTAGCTCATGTTATTAAACAAAATATTAATAAAAAATCATTAACAGAAATTTATAATGCTTACAAAGACGGAAATTGAGAAAATTTTAATTAA